A single Salmo trutta chromosome 14, fSalTru1.1, whole genome shotgun sequence DNA region contains:
- the dhrs3b gene encoding short-chain dehydrogenase/reductase 3b, with amino-acid sequence MDFKCLGCMVLFPIHILYYILKASVCLLQPSRRRTLTKEVVLITGGGRGIGRHLAQEFAKQGAKKVILWGRTEKSLKETCEEISQSGTECHYFLCDVANREEVYKQAKVVREKVGDVTILVNNAAVVHGKSLMDCDDDALLKSQHINTMGQFWTTKAFLPRMLELQHGHVVCINSILSQSPIPGAIDYCTSKASSLAFMESLTLGLLDCPGVGCTTVLPFHTNTEMFQGMRVRFPALFPPLKPETVAERTVDAVRTNTAYLYMPWTMHALVVLKSFMPQAALEEIHKFSGTYTCMNTFKGRT; translated from the exons ATGGATTTTAAGTGTTTGGGCTGTATGGTGCTGTTCCCCATCCACATTCTATACTACATATTGAAAGCAAGCGTGTGCTTACTGCAACCAAGTAGACGGAGAACCCTGACCAAGGAGGTGGTGCTGATCACAGGCGGGGGGCGAGGTATTGGTCGTCACCTGGCTCAAGAGTTTGCCAAGCAGGGCGCTAAAAAG GTGATCCTGTGGGGCCGCACAGAGAAGAGTCTGAAAGAGACATGCGAAGAGatctcccaatcaggaacagagTGCCACTACTTCCTGTGCGACGTGGCCAATCGGGAGGAGGTTTACAAGCAGGCCAAGGTGGTCAGAGAGAAG GTGGGAGATGTTACGATCCTGGTGAATAACGCTGCAGTGGTCCATGGGAAAAGCCTGATGGACTGCGACGATGACGCTCTTTTGAAATCTCAACACATCAACACAATGGGGCAGTTCTGG ACTACAAAGGCCTTCCTGCCACGGATGCTGGAGCTCCAACATGGCCACGTAGTCTGTATAAACTCCATCCTCTCCCAATCGCCCATCCCTGGGGCCATAGATTACTGCACCTCCAAGGCCTCCTCCCTGGCCTTCATGGAGAGCCTGACTCTGGGCCTGCTGGACTGTCCCGGGGTGGGCTGCACCACCGTGCTCCCCTTCCACACCAACACTGAGATGTTCCAGGGTATGAGAGTCAG GTTTCCAGCGCTCTTCCCTCCCCTCAAGCCAGAGACAGTTGCTGAAAGGACTGTGGATGCAGTCAGGACTAACACAGCCTACCTTTACATGCCCTGGACCATGCATGCTCTCGTTGTCCTCAAAAG CTTTATGCCACAGGCTGCACTTGAAGAGATCCACAAGTTTTCTGGAACCTATACCTGCATGAATACATTCAAGGGGAGGACATAA